The DNA region ctgctcaaagatGTAACTGCTGCTCTGAAAAGTGCAGCGTGCAAATATCATTTCGTGTTTTCATCACAGTGGAGCACACAGGTTTCTCTGTCCATACGCCCAGAAATAACCATACAGGTGTTGCTGTGAACACCCACAGGCTGTAAAACCACACAGACACGTATAATTTGAACGATGTCCCCCCGGCTGTGATCTTGAGAGCCCAGACAGGAAGGCGCTGCGCGGCTCCACAGCCTACCGCAGCGACAGGGAAGCTACAGAGAGGCCGGGCGGGGACAGGGCCCACGGGGAAGCGCGGAggggcggcagccccgcgccctgcGGGGAGCCCCGCATCTCCAGAGAGCGCCGCTGCTGCGGCAAAAGCTGGAAGCCCCTGCGAGGTACACGCAGCTTCATCAGCACCCGAAGAGAGTTAAACAAGAGGAGGAGGTTTGGCCGCTGCCGCCTACGCGGGGACGGGCGAAGCCGGCGGGAGGCCTGACCCGCTCCTCGGCGCCCGCGCTCCGCCTCTCCTCACCGGTCCGCCAGCAGCCGCTCCTGCCGCCTCAGCATCTCCCGCAGCTCGGGGAGGCTCCGGCCCCGCaggccggcggcgccgccgccgcccgccgctgccaTGCCGCCCCGCGCCACCGGTCACCGGGGCAgccgcccgggcccggcgccgcgggcgCCGCTTCCGCAGCTCCTCGGAGGCCGCCATCTTACCGGAAGCGACGGCAGGGCGGCAGGGCCCGACTTGGTCGGAACGCGGCGCCGAGCCGGCCGCCGCGCCAGGCGAgcggccccgccccttcccctctGGGAGGCCCGGGGAGTGCGGGAGAAACCACCCCCAGTACAGGGCGGGAAGGGGGGCGAGGCGGGCGTTCTCAGGGTGCAGAGGCCGGTGGGGGCTTCCACCCCACGCGCCGGGACGCGTTTTGATACGTTGACACAAGCCTAAAATAACGTCGGACGGTTGTTTTCTGTCGGCTCAAGCAGTTGTTGCGCGGGGCGGAGAGGAGCACGCGCCGGCCTCCCCGCAGGGCGCGTCAGGCGCCGTGGCGACTTGGCCGCCGCGCGCTGGACACGCGTGGGTTACGTTCCGCGTCGGTCCTTGTGTCACAAAATCCTTATTACAGAAATTGACCTCGTATTCAAGAAACATACTTCAGCTGAGGCTGGGTGTGCGAAGTTGTGCGGAGCAGAGGCAGACTGCTGGTGCTGAACTCGGCGCTCTGGGTACGCGCAAAAAGCTGCAGAAGCTTAAATGTTTCttgctttaattattttgcattttcagtgacGAAAGCCATGCCATTTCCATGTGTTTGCGTAGCTTTTAGCGGAGTATCAACTCCAGTTTAGGACTCAAGGTTTAATTTTCAGAGATTTGTTAAAGTTTTCTTTACATGGCATCGTGTTTATGTATGATACAGAGACTCGATATAGAAATTTAGACTGTGATACAATGTTGGCCTGCTTACTGCCAAGTTTCCTAACTGATACAAGTGCCATGAGCTTTAGTAAGTCCACTCCATCTAGTAGGAACAAGGTCATTAGCGGAATGGTAGTTCCCAGGTGGCAGATGTCAGCCTTTTTAAGCTGATCCCAGTGGAGGTTTCTTGATCGAAGTAATAGTAAAGAGGCGCATTTCTCAGAGATTGTTAAAACAGTTGTTTTATGAACAGGATGAACGGAGGGCCTACCCCGGAGGGACTGGAGGAGGAAGCGTTTTAAAATGGCTGCCCGCCCCTTTGTTTGCTCAGCTGGAAGGTGAATGGAAAGGCTGAGGGCCAGGGGAAATGAGATTAATCAAGTAGGCAGCTAcccatggaaaaaaataccacGATCAGGGTGAGAAAAGCCAAGTTAAGTGACTAGTTGAGGAGACCGTTTCACTGTCTGCTATACACAACTTGGATCATCTCCCGTGGAAAATCCCTCAGGGAGTTTTCCCTAAGAGTTGAGGGAAGAGGAAATCACTGTGAGCTTTTCTCACCAAGAGATCACCCACTGTTATAAGGACACAAGTTCTCTGAATTGCTGCCTCTGTAACGCATGCTTAAGTTATGCCACCTATGTAACATTTCTGCATCTTGAAGAAGGAATGCTTTATCTTGCTTTTTAGCCTCCTTCTCCTGTGTATACTGGAGAAAGTAGGAAGGCTGGGCATGGAAACAGCACTGCTTCTGCCTGCATGGAAGTGAGAGTCTAGAAGGAAAAATCTCGTTAGACGGCTGCTCTGCACTTACGTGATGATGGTTCATCTCAGTTCAGCTGCTGCTATTTACAGGTACAGAAAAGTAATGCTGGTATTTACAGCAGGTTTCAGCTTATGTGCTAAACtgcataaacacagaaaaatagagcAAAAAATGAAGAGAATAAAGTCCTAATAACATGACTGCTGGGAATCACGACTGATCATTCTGTAGCCTCACTTGGAATACCATTCACCAAGCCTGTACTTGTCCAAGGTCATTGGGAAGGAATATTGTTCATCTTCACAGTTCGGGAGTGTTAAGGTTTGGAATACCATAGTCTGTTTACAGGTAACACACAGTTCCAGAATGATGAACAAATAGCTGAAATTTAGAAGGTGCTGGAACAAATACATTCTTGTTTATGGAGAGATGGGCAGCACCTAGCTACAGCGCAATCTAGATAGTATCAATCTAGATACAAATTTGAAGAACGAAAAATAGTTTTAAGCTTTCTCAGTCAGGACCAGAAGTATGGAGCACTTGTGGGGCTGAGGAAAATTATATACTTACACAGTGCTTGCCCTGGGGCAAAATACAGGTGTGTAGGAAAATCCTCACTAGCCACACTCTGAACATGAGTAATCATCATCCAGCAATACCTACTGCAGGTTTAGTCTTAGGACTTTGCTCTTGCTTCTCTTGGGAGACTGATACACTGTCATTATTTGCAGTGCACAgtcatatttttattgttttcctcaGCGCATGCTTGGCCTTTTTAATTagaacttttattttgtttcagtttcttgaatATTTTGATCAGCATTCATGTGAGCTAAGTATATAACAAAAATGCGCCTTTTATTATTTCTGACATAACAGGCTTTCCTATGTTTGTCACTTAGGACATTATCTCAAGATCTATTATTAGATAGTTTTCAGTCAGTCTGTTTTCTGTCACTAGATATCTagagttaaaaataatttattctgcaaTAGCATGGTTGGAATTACTATACAATTTAGTATTACTtctacaagaaaattaaattattagaatgacaatgaagaagaaaatgaggtacactaacaaaaaagaacaaaccgCATGAAAAAACCAACATGAAGCAAGGTGTGACCCAGGAGTATTCATCTTCGTATATAATACAGCTAAAAAGAAAGGTATTCAAATAACTAAGTAACTTATTCTAGCATAGATTGTTTTTTAATCGATTACACCAGTTACAAGGAACATTGCAACAGATATTTGTGTCTgaatttttagtatttctgttttatcaaTGCCAGTTACAACTAAGCTGATGTATTCTAGTCATATGACATTTTGGGGGAAATGGCCATGAAGTACAactggctgatttttttcaggtagaAGAATTTCTTGTCAGAAATATCTGAGTCTGCCCAAAATTGGTATTAAAACTGAcacttgcttcttttctgttaaaGGTATCATTTCTAttgtccttttctcctttcttcaactttgtaaatatataaatgttacTCTTAGATCTTTTCACTAGGAAAAGGGGCAAAAGAGACTTTAGAAAGTTggttggggggggacggggactaCTTTTACAGTTTCTCTGCTTCTAGGTGGAAATAttgaggggcaggaggagaagaaTCAAGCCACACATACAAAATAAGCCACCCccaaaataacaggaaaaaaaatggtatgaatatttggaattaaaatgaatcattttaatttcatgtaaaaaagaaaaagaaaacttttttaatcAGTATGATGCACCTTTGtaataattaattgtattttccttaatttaaagaaaataactccTCCCTTAACCTTATTTCtctaaaaaagccccaaacactttaaaaacaatcCTGTATATACTTATACCTATCAACATACTGTTTTACATATGGGGAGCAACTGTCAGATTATTGTAGTATGCCTATACACCACACACACCTTTACAGAATATTGTAACCTCACAGATGTTCACTTttacatattttctctttaatccaCCAGgtccctttttcttctgaaagttttcACATACCTGAAGTTGTAGATGGCTGCTATCAccttgttttcctgtgtttcttccaTGTTCTAGTGCTTGAGGTAGGGCTGGAAGGGCCTTAACTCATCAGGTCTCTTaagcacatttcttcttttaCACATGCAAACAGTCCCAGGTGCTGAATGGGAATGAAGTAAAATGTAAGTGGAATGAAACTCTCAGTATGTATGTCTCCATTCTGTGGAGCAGGGATTTCCTGTACAGAATTACAGACTTAACAATGTGGAGAGAACTTACTTCTTACCTATTTGCTCATCTGTCCATGTCTAAAAGTCTTCAGGTGTCAAAACAAGGATTTAAAGCCTCTCCAAAAAGCATTAGTATCCAGCTCCCAGAATCCTATGTTGTAGGTTTCAGCACTGAGCATTGCTGATCTCAGCAAGATTTTATGAGGTCCTTTTG from Mycteria americana isolate JAX WOST 10 ecotype Jacksonville Zoo and Gardens chromosome 6, USCA_MyAme_1.0, whole genome shotgun sequence includes:
- the LOC142411040 gene encoding uncharacterized protein LOC142411040, which produces MWQPRQEGAARLHSLPQRQGSYREAGRGQGPRGSAEGRQPRALRGAPHLQRAPLLRQKLEAPARYTQLHQHPKRVKQEEEVWPLPPTRGRAKPAGGLTRSSAPALRLSSPVRQQPLLPPQHLPQLGEAPAPQAGGAAAARRCHAAPRHRSPGQPPGPGAAGAASAAPRRPPSYRKRRQGGRARLGRNAAPSRPPRQASGPAPSPLGGPGSAGETTPSTGREGGRGGRSQGAEAGGGFHPTRRDAF